TGAAAACCCCTCCAGATTAATCGAGGAGGGCAGAAGATGATAGTTTTGGACGCCAACGTCCTCATAGATGCACTCTTCGAGGGAAACCCCAAAAGGAGAAAGCTGGCACTGGATTTTTTCAAGCTGGCAGAAGGTAAGCCGGTGTACATCCCAAGGATCTTTATAATCGAGGTATTATCAGTGGCAAAAAGACTCGGCGTGGGAATTGATTACCGAACGTTACTAAGCCTGATTGAGGAGTTTAACGTGAAGGAGGAGAGCGAGCTGTTCAACCTCGCGGTTTATGTCTCCGAGAATGTTCACCCCCGTGCGGTCGATGCCTATTACATAGCAACCGCCATGCTTACGGGGAGTATCCTTGTTTC
The nucleotide sequence above comes from Thermococcus sp.. Encoded proteins:
- a CDS encoding type II toxin-antitoxin system VapC family toxin, translating into MIVLDANVLIDALFEGNPKRRKLALDFFKLAEGKPVYIPRIFIIEVLSVAKRLGVGIDYRTLLSLIEEFNVKEESELFNLAVYVSENVHPRAVDAYYIATAMLTGSILVSNDRIMVKNSRKAGIEAFYLLEEFDKLKESLGGS